The genomic segment CCCCGTCAGCCCAACATCCTTTCCAAACTGGAAAAAAGGTGACACTCCCCATCGCTCAGACCTAAAGTTGAGTTCAAAAACCCGTTTGCTAAGAATCACCCAGTCCTATCAACGACATCCTCCATCAAGCCGGCACGATGCCTATCAATCAAGAACCACAGGTGTCTGaccaggagaaggaggttTTGGAGCAGCCCTGGAAGCAGTTTGTCACCGAGGCTTCTCAGGATGACCCCCAGGAGCTAGTCAAGAGCCAGGCCGTTTTCTTCGAGGCCACTAATCCTTCGCTCGCTGGCTAGGCTTGCATCACGACAAGGAAGGCTACACATGTGTGCAGGGTCCTACTATGTAAATGTAGTGCAATCTCGGTGCTTCTCCATTACAACTTAAATTCTATCGTATTGTGGAAATGAGAAGTCTGCAATGTACGTGTTTGCATAtcgtgacggcgtcggcaccTGATGATTTGATCACCCAATGTGATGCATAACAGCTAAGAGAGCATAAAGTTGCAATGTATAAACAATGTTTCCCAGGCCAGGGAACTACTTGTAGGGTGCTCTCAAGGAGTAATAATTTTCACCCAATGCCAGTTGGCTTGCGCTTCACACGCATCTCTCTACCTAGACTATATACCGCTTTCAACCCGGCCAGGCTCCTCACATGTATAAATgagctccccccccctttgagTCCGTCATCTTCCCCCCACCCCGAGACCTTGCCACATACATCTTTTTCCTGCTCTCCTCCCTTCCCAAGCTTGGCTGCCTTCTCAGATACCTCAACTACACACGTGACTCAGCGTGCAAACATGTCCTTCCGCACCAATGGAGGACGTCTAGATCAGCTAGCGACGCTCCAGTATTTCCAGTGGGAGGAAAAGTTCACCAAGCAAAAACCATACGCCCTTCTGATGAAGGCCCCTGACGACTTCCCCTGCGTTAACTACACCTACGGGCCTGGCCCACCAGAGAAGGTGGAGGACATGCGGGGCCGCGAAGACGAATACACTCTCGACTCACATGGATTCGCGGTCCGGTCTCAGGTACTTCCCGTCATCGACTTTGGCGGGAAGCACGTCGAAGAGGACTACCTTCCGATGGTCCATCAACTGATCCACGATGAGTGTGGGTCAGATGCCGAGGTTTTCATCTTTGACTGGAGGGTAGGTCGGCTTCCTTCGGGAAATGCTTCTTCCTGGTTTTGTTTTCCCCGGTAACACGGGATAGCTTCGCTCTAGTAACGAGGAGAAGACCAAGCATGATGCGACGGAGTACGTCAATATTGCCGACCCTCAACTCCACCTCCGACCGGCTATTGGCGCACACGTTGGTTAGTCAGATGTCATGAAAGCCCACTCCAAGTCCTGCCCAGGCTAAGCATGGTTGGGATACACAGACCAAACACCGGCAGCGGCCAGACGCCGCGTCTTCCACCACATGCCGGACCGTGCGGAACACCTTTTGAAGTCCAAGCGGTTCCGAATCATAAAGTAGGCTCAGGCTCCAGACTTCTCCTCGCCCGAGGATCCAAGTCAGAATGCCATTGGCAGCTGGCTGACTTTTGAGCTTAGCGTCTGGCGTTCCATCGCTTTGCCTGTCGAGGACCACCCGTTGGCCTGCTGTGATGGCAGCGTGGTGCGCCCCGAGGACATGGTGCCAGTCGACAGTGTTCGTTCCTCGTTCATCGGCGAAAGCTGGCAGACCATGTACCGAGATCACTATCGGTGGTACTATATGAGCAAACAGACAAAGGACGAACCTTTGCTGATCAAGATCTTCGACTCCAATGTGGCTGCCAAGGCAAAATGTGAGTGAATATTGTCGACCCCCCTATCTGAGGTCTACACAGCGCTTTGGGCTGATATGATTCGGTTTGTTTGGTATCATAGGCTGCCCCCATACGTCTTTCAAGATTTCTAGCGCGCCAGAATCGGCTGCGCCCCGCGAAAGCATTGAAGTCAGGGCTTTGGTTTTCACTGATAGCTGAGGTATACAACCGTCATCCGTCTTTCTTTCATGTAGGGATATATTTTCAGTCGGTTTAGCAGCATAGTATTCTTGTGGGACTCTCTACAATCCACAGCCCTTCCCCATCCTTTGATAGATTACCCCTTCTATGAcctctttccctcttcctcctccaatTATCTCATCCATGATCGTATTATAGTATGCTTTCAGTCCAACTGAAACTTGAAACCCAAAATTAAAACAGTTTTCACTTTCTACAACTCCGTTATAGTCCTGGTGACTTTCAAAATGGTTGGGTCAAGAACCTGATGAGTTTTCGACGCGGACCTGAAGTTGATGTTCAGGTCGAAATCCATACTTTGTAAGATCCCGATTCCCTCCGGCTAGCTAGCCCTAGGCAATAGGTCCATTTCCAATGCCTTTGCATACTCTGCCTCACTAGCGACGTCTTTTTAAACGCCGCCTAAGGAGTTGGAGAAGACATGAACGGTATGAATCTGATTCTTTGGATAGCAGCTCGTTTTTCAGGGCTGAAACGTTATATTACGTCACAACTTTGCTCTTGTTTCCTTCGAGAACATTGTGTACCTGCTGCTGGGTGCTGTTCGGAATAGTGAAGAGCTTCCAGTAAAATAGCCGGTAGTGGTCGCCGTGACGTAGCTGTGTAACCTGATCTTCCTCGGCACCGCACCGCTGactcacccctccccccccaacACAGGAAGATCGTGCAGAGTAAAGGCGGCATTTCCTGTTCTCTACTAATCTATTCTGATCTGATTTCCCTGCGATTTCCCTGCAGCAGGTTCCCAGACACCGTTCAAGATTCCCCCAACCCGTCCTTTCCTCGAATCGATAACGGGCTAGCCTTTGACGAAGCCATGCCGCCATCATCGGAACACAAGACTGTATCAGTCACTCGTTCAGGTCACTAACTGCCTCCCTTCAATCACAGCTCGTGGAAAGGATCTAATCGGACCTCTATCCAGGCCTTCTCAGGCGCGACGGCCATCCTGCAACATCATCCAACCGTCGTTGTAGGTCATGTAATGTGCTCCAGtttctcctcctgctcccACTCATTACGATACTGGGAGTCACCTTGCGGTGGTGTTGGCCAGCAGGACTCAAGACGCTCCTAGACCGTGTACAATACCCCGCTCTTCAGACACTGGGCGGTGTCAGGCATCTCAAGCCCATAGACGGCCGTGTGGACCATATACTGCGCTCTACGCCACTCTTCGGTAGGTGGGCACGTATGCGACCGCTTCAGCAAGACGGCTGAACAAGACTTTTGCGATGGGTATACAGATGGACACAACGACCTCGCGTACTTTCTACGGTGGGCTCACAGCAACCGCATATATTTCGAAAATTTCACCGGACCTTTCGAGGCGGGGActctgggcggcgaggttgaTCTGGCCCGACTTCGCGAAGGTCGAGTCGGGGGCACGTTCTGGTCCGTCTTTGCAGACTGTCCCAAGAACGGCTACTCGCCGGACTACCGTTTCAAAGGCAAGCAGATCAACCGCAGACGAGCACAAGATTGAAACCTCCAGTCGGGTGCTTATTGGAGCCAAAACTGACACGATACATAGCCATCGCAACCACCGAAGCCGCAGTGGATGTACTAGACAGGCTGCGCGCCGGCTATCCGTCCGTGTTCGAGCGCCCTCAGGACAGTAGCGACTCAATGGCCATATTCAGGTCCGGACGCATCATCTCGCCGCTGGGACTGGAAGGCCTCCACCTGATCGGAGACTCTTTTACCAAACTACGAGACTACCACGCCCGTGGCGTCCGCTACGCGACGCTGACGCATAACTGCCACAATGCCTACGCCGACGCGGCcctggccgaggtgcccGGGCTTGGTCTCGCTCCGGCCAAGCCGCGATGGTACGGTGTCAGTGCAGCTGGGCACAAGCTTGTGCGGGAGATGAACAGGCTCGGGATCATGGTTGACTTGAGCCATACGTCGGCCGACACAATGCGCGACGTCCTCGGACGTCCAAAGAAAACCCAGAGTGAGGACAAGAGGCCATGGGAAGGCAGCTTAGCGCCGCCAATATTCAGTCACAGCAATGCCTTCGAGCTATGTCCGCACCCACGCAATGTCCCAGACGATGTTCTGCGTCTCGTAGCTGCCCGTCGGGGTCTTGTTATGGTCACCTTTACGCCTGAATTCGTCAGCTGCTTCTGGCCAGGCAACAAGCCCATTCATGGTGATCTACCGGAGCGCTACGGGCCCAACTTGACCGTCTCCCAGGTGGTCCGCCACATGCGCCACATTGGCGATCTCATTGGTTATGACTACGTTGGGATCGGGAGCGACTTTGACGGGGTGGCTTCAACGCTTCCGGGTTTGGAAGACGTCTCGAGATTCCCGGACTTGGTCGCTGAGATGCTGAAGCAAGGAATCCGGGATAGTGATGCGGAAAAGATCGTCGGAGGGAACTTGCTGCGTGTTTGGAAAGAGGTCGACGCTGTCGCAGCCCGGATGCAAGCCGATGGGGAAAAGCCTGCAGAGGATGACTTGCCGGTACTTGGGAATCCATGGGACTAAGTCTGCTATTCAAGGGCTAAGATGTTGGTGTATGCCATGGCGGATGACTATTGAATGTAGGCAGGGTTCCAGTAAGGTCTGGTGTAAGATGAACACATGTAGTGGTACTAATGATAGGTTAATTGTGTGCATTATAAGGGCGTTGTTTGAGTAACTATTCTTGCGTCCTTTAGCTACGCCCTGCCTCCTAACCAGGTTTTTAGCAACCCTTTTCCTTGGCACCTAAGGCCTCTACAATGTCTACTGCTAAGGACAGAGCCTTCAGCAGATCCTTTGTTGCTGCTGAGCAGCTAGCTAAATAAGTTCCTATCTTTAAGGGCCTTTTAAGTGCCCTTTGCATACATTATACCCTCTAATTCAGCCATTACTAGAGGAGGCAATAATGCAGCTGGAGCAATGTAAGCAGCTAGGTAAGGTAATTTCACTTAAACTCTCTAGTTTGGTGTTACTAGCATCCTTACCAGCTACATCGTCTACACCATTAGTACTAACACTATCtctactactactactcCTACTACCCTTAGCTTCTTGAACATATTTTGTAGCCTTTACAGTCCTTCATAGATATCTAGCGTCAGCTATTGTGCCTAGACTTACCCTTTGAACGTCTTGCACAACCCTGCTAACAACAAAGAACTTAATTCTATTGTCAGCTAACATCTTACCTGGCGTTAGTGAACAATATGCTAGGATAAGATAATCGTAATTCTCAGTCATAAGTCTACAAGAAGTCTGTTATTATGACTAAAGGAGCTTATTCCCTGGTTTGCCTGCTAGACCTTTTGTTTTTAAAGTATTACAAAATAATACAAGCTTAAAAACAAAGCAGACAACAAAGACCAAGTTGGCCATTGTGCCTCTGCAACCTGCATAAGGGTCAGGGACTTAATTAACCGAATCAACCAACGGGCTTATGACTGCCTTCTATAACGTTGAACCCTCTTATGTGATCCTTTCCACCGTCAAAGCCCGCTCATAGCCCCCCTGGCGAGCTCGTTGTTCGGTCCTCGACTTTTTCCAGTTCGGCCACCTCCAGCAACGACAAAAAAGTACCAGGATCGGAGACCAATATCAGCATCAGGCTGCTAGTAAAACTACGACTCAAGCGGCTCCTGAGATGAGTACCTCAAAGGATAATAAAGTCGAGTCACGCATATAATCCCCTTTCATCTATTCTGCAATGTTATGAAGGCAAAGAAATGCGGCGATGGCTTAGACGCGGGTTGAAAGTTGGCCCTTTCTATCATACACAGGTAAAGTAGAACTGAGGAGCATTTCCATCCAGCGTATCATGTCAAGGTTGTTGTGAGGGCAAGCCCAGTCAGTAATATCACCCAGGTCATCCCCGTACAGTGACCCATTTCAATCAATTCCCATAAATACCTCACAATCCCTTTTAGAAGCTCCATCAGCTCAAATTTCTCAAGTCTGTCCAGTGGGTGAGGACACGGTCCGTCAAATCTGACTTCAGTCCTTGTCACCGAAAAGCCCCTGGCTTGACGGCGAGTCTACACAACTATTCTCATCTACGATATAGAGGTTAAGAGAGTTCATAAAACCAAAAATGTTTGAGCAAGTCGTTCAATGAGGATGGTTATATTCCACCGATCTCGGTCTGACCGCGTGCAGATGGTGTCTTGGTAGACGCGGTCGACAACCGGGGTTAAACGTCGAATCTCTCGTAATCAGTCACTAGAACGAAATAACATACTCTAGTCACTGAACTGAATGATTTGTTGGAGATCATGACAGGAAAGTGTACCTACATAACGATAGATTGGCATAAGCGATGGATGGTCACGAGACCTCCCGTAAGCACCGATTCCAAGGCTAACGCACCCCCGTTTGGCTTCTACTCATGCCTAAATGGTAAATCTGAGCGATTTTATTGAACCTTGGCAGTTCTTCTTGTTTCATCCAAAGAACATCATTGGTGAAAAAGACAACCCGACAAGGATGTCAGAATGATTCATACTCGCTCATAATTTACTGGCTGCAGTCATCATCTCCAAATCACTGTGGTAACCTCTCAGCCGTACGGATTCGGGAAAACAACGAGTGACTTATGAGATAAAATGATGCATATTGACTGAAGTTGTATGCACCAAGAGACTCCAGTCTTGGTCTCCATTCGTAATACGTGACTTGAAGTTAAACAAGTTAGTCGGGTTTAGTGACGTGAGATTCATGTATAAAAGATGTCTCACTAAGAAATAGTCtagaaggaaaaaagaaacaacaCTATCAAGCCTCGTGGTCCGATCTCTTCAACTCTCGAAGGGTGCTGGAAAAAACAGTGCAAAAAAATGCAATACTAGGATCCAATTTTCGGCACTTGTCGCTATAATCGCAGGCTAAGTCTTCACACCCAAAAGCATGTTTTCTCCCCTTGATTTACCCCTATTATACGTATGATGAGAAATGTTTTGCCGAACGGATCTGCTTTGCTTTTTGCAAGGCCATGACGACCGCTACAGTCGACATCGCCTGATCAGCCTCTTACTGTCAAATTTCATTTTGCCGAACTCAATTGATACTGCGCTAACAACTTGGTTTTATCATCAAGATCCGGAACACAACTGCTACACAGAAATTAAGGTCTCGTCCTCTCAAGCGGAAGTAATTAGACCCCAGAGCTGTCTCGCTTCAGGATGAGCTCAGTCTCAAACGG from the Colletotrichum destructivum chromosome 10, complete sequence genome contains:
- a CDS encoding Putative peptidase M19, metal-dependent hydrolase, whose translation is MPPSSEHKTVSVTRSGLLRRDGHPATSSNRRCRSCNVLQFLLLLPLITILGVTLRWCWPAGLKTLLDRVQYPALQTLGGVRHLKPIDGRVDHILRSTPLFDGHNDLAYFLRWAHSNRIYFENFTGPFEAGTLGGEVDLARLREGRVGGTFWSVFADCPKNGYSPDYRFKAIATTEAAVDVLDRLRAGYPSVFERPQDSSDSMAIFRSGRIISPLGLEGLHLIGDSFTKLRDYHARGVRYATLTHNCHNAYADAALAEVPGLGLAPAKPRWYGVSAAGHKLVREMNRLGIMVDLSHTSADTMRDVLGRPKKTQSEDKRPWEGSLAPPIFSHSNAFELCPHPRNVPDDVLRLVAARRGLVMVTFTPEFVSCFWPGNKPIHGDLPERYGPNLTVSQVVRHMRHIGDLIGYDYVGIGSDFDGVASTLPGLEDVSRFPDLVAEMLKQGIRDSDAEKIVGGNLLRVWKEVDAVAARMQADGEKPAEDDLPVLGNPWD
- a CDS encoding Putative hydroxylase/desaturase AsaB; this encodes MSFRTNGGRLDQLATLQYFQWEEKFTKQKPYALLMKAPDDFPCVNYTYGPGPPEKVEDMRGREDEYTLDSHGFAVRSQVLPVIDFGGKHVEEDYLPMVHQLIHDECGSDAEVFIFDWRLRSSNEEKTKHDATEYVNIADPQLHLRPAIGAHVDQTPAAARRRVFHHMPDRAEHLLKSKRFRIINVWRSIALPVEDHPLACCDGSVVRPEDMVPVDSVRSSFIGESWQTMYRDHYRWYYMSKQTKDEPLLIKIFDSNVAAKAKCCPHTSFKISSAPESAAPRESIEVRALVFTDS